The following are encoded in a window of Halalkalicoccus jeotgali B3 genomic DNA:
- a CDS encoding transcriptional regulator FilR1 domain-containing protein, which produces MADSDRERIARNPLTDKRIIVREFINGLSDSSRLAVLQALQECDSSAGASAIARQADVARRTASSHLSDCLSLGLLNQMSDTNEYRLTVSGQSILQSLERFLDEANQTQLADITRSQRRIELLRTLSVHPVTPGEVISDTPESPSHTTVWRALHSFAGYGWCDADGHSYQLTSSGKDTLHAYEHLEVVAEQAIEKAPFLQRLSPRWSDFPTYALQEADLVVSTPGSPGLVSEAALKLCDPRISNYRSLTSVYSPTLFKMYYRLLSLGMHGEGIIDASVYEKIAQNEDMQYLLDTSSYEHYDLLRLDERLTLGIGLYDEQKIAIGTYNEVGEGRHTAIIVSTHEDLIEWGTEIYQACRQQAVRTTDPSE; this is translated from the coding sequence AGAGAGCGTATAGCACGGAATCCACTTACTGATAAACGCATCATCGTTCGCGAGTTCATCAACGGGCTCAGTGATTCCAGTCGCCTTGCGGTATTACAGGCACTACAAGAGTGTGACTCATCAGCTGGAGCATCTGCAATCGCGAGGCAAGCAGATGTTGCACGACGAACCGCCTCTTCGCACCTTTCGGATTGTCTGTCGTTAGGCCTTCTCAACCAGATGTCGGATACTAATGAATACCGGTTGACGGTGAGTGGGCAGTCCATCCTCCAGTCACTGGAGAGGTTTCTTGACGAAGCCAACCAAACGCAACTGGCAGATATAACCCGTTCACAGCGCCGTATAGAATTACTACGGACGCTTTCTGTACATCCTGTGACTCCTGGAGAGGTAATATCTGATACTCCAGAATCTCCCTCTCATACAACAGTCTGGCGGGCACTGCACTCGTTTGCTGGGTACGGCTGGTGCGACGCTGATGGCCATTCTTATCAGCTAACTTCTTCAGGTAAAGATACTCTCCATGCCTACGAACATCTCGAGGTAGTAGCCGAACAAGCAATAGAGAAAGCACCCTTCCTCCAACGTCTTTCTCCGCGTTGGTCTGACTTTCCAACGTACGCTCTGCAGGAGGCCGATCTCGTAGTTTCAACTCCTGGTTCACCGGGGTTAGTCAGCGAAGCGGCTCTCAAGCTCTGTGATCCTCGAATCTCAAACTATCGATCGTTGACATCGGTCTATTCTCCAACGCTATTCAAGATGTACTACCGGCTGCTCTCGCTGGGAATGCATGGAGAAGGCATCATTGACGCTTCCGTCTATGAGAAAATCGCTCAGAACGAAGATATGCAGTACCTATTGGATACCTCGTCATACGAGCACTACGATCTGCTTCGGTTGGATGAGCGATTGACGCTCGGTATTGGACTGTATGATGAGCAAAAGATTGCTATCGGGACGTACAATGAGGTAGGTGAAGGTCGGCATACGGCGATTATTGTCAGTACCCACGAAGATCTGATCGAGTGGGGAACAGAGATCTACCAGGCATGTCGCCAGCAGGCAGTTCGGACTACTGATCCCTCCGAATAG